The following is a genomic window from Neoarius graeffei isolate fNeoGra1 chromosome 16, fNeoGra1.pri, whole genome shotgun sequence.
GCTGTATGGCAAAATATAAACATGAACCAAAAAAGCAATAAAGTTCCAGAAATGAAACACTTGGACTAGTCGCTGTTGCCGTCTTCCCCCACCCTCTCCTGGtcaccatcctcatcctcctggCCATCCATCCGCTGCTCTCTGTTTGGCCACAGATTTTCATCTACATCGCACCGGATGTTCTCCCTTGCGATGCAGCGTGGGAAGAAGCGGCGTGAATGTCTTAGCCAACCCCGACACTGATCGCCTGTGATGTCTTCACAGGTAGCATCCATCGCATTGAGGAGAGACCTCTGATCCCCAATGTGGCGTTCATAAACTCTCCACCTCCAAGCAGAGAAAAACTCTTCAATAGGATTGAGAAACGGCGAATATGGTGGTAAAAACACATTACGCATCCTTGGATGGCTGTTGAACCATGCTCTGATGAGTGGGTCACGGTGAaagctcacattgtcccacacaaTGACAAACTGTGGTAGGTGGGGTGCTTCGAGACCCCTTTCATTTTCGGGGACTAAATCCATATACAGACGGTCCAGGTAGAGGAGGAGCCTCTGAGTGTTGTACGGGCCCAGGCTTGCAATACGTGTGGCCACACCATTGTCAGAAATGGCTGCACACATTGTAATATTTCCCCCTCTTTGACCCGGGACGTCCACTGTGGCCCGCTGGCCAATGATGTTACGTCCGCGCCTGCGGCTCTTGGCCAGATTGAAACCAGCCTCATCTACAAACACCAGGAGATGAGGTGTTTCAATCCCCTCCAATGCCATTATTCTCTACAAAAGAGAAATATAGGTAAAACCAAATCATGTAGATGGGTCATACACAGCAGTAATATGTTCTTCACAAAGTCAATATAACCTGCAGCGGTTCCAAACCTATGCTGGCCTATGCAGAGGTACTCCAGGTGGTCTTTGACACAAAATGGAGAAATACTGATCACAGTTTTCTGTTACAGTCGTTAGGCAAAATTCTGTGGTCAGATACTGGATTCCAAAGGCACAGTAAAGATACGGAAAACCCCCCAAACTTTGAACCTCTGCATAGTGTATAGGTTACAATGGTGGAAAACAAATACAGTAATTGACTTACCTGCACATACTGGTACCGCAGTTCTTTCACCCTCTCTGTGTTCCTGTCGAATGGTACCCTGTATATTTGTTTCATGGTCATATGATTTCTCTTCAGTACCTGGTCTATGGTTGAGATGCTAATGGAGTTGATATTGTGgaagatggattcgtcttgaaggACTGCATTGCGGATCTGTGTGAGTGTGATGGCATTGTTTTGTATAACCATGTTGCAGATGGCTTGTTCCTGGGGATCTGTGAGCAATCTCCTTCTACCGCCCAAAGGAGGCTGTCGCCCAATTctgcagatagacacagacatgaCAATTTGCACTGCAATACTACTCTAAACTGCAACTGTAATTTACTTTATTTTGTCCAATTTACTGTAGTATTTTCTTTGTCACTTTATATACGCAACACTGCATCATACGATTTTGCAGTATGGGcctacacacatgcgcacacgtgcaggcgtgcacacacacacacacacacacacacacacacacacacacacacacacacacacacacacagctttcctAGAAAAAATTGTAATTCCATCACTGCCTGAGTGCATACCTGTTTTCCCTGCGAAAGGGTTGTATGATGGAGGAGACTGTAGAGCGTGGCACGTTAGGCTGCACTCGGCGCCCTGCCTCTGCCATGGTTAGGCCATGATTGACTACATGGTCAATAATGGTGGCTCGAATTTCATTGGGGACAGTGTGATGCCTACACACTCCTCGCCCTCTTCCCCCTACTCCACCACCATGCATCCGCacccctcctcctcttcctctccttcctcctccttctcttcctcttcctccagcTGGAAGTTGTCCTTGTTGAGGTTCCTCCATGTTCACTCTGCAAATAGTACTGGCACCAGGCCAAgctctatatacagtatacatgtaTGGCAGCAGTCATAGTCATACACAACACCTGCCAGGTAACTCCACAAACTGTTGGATTGGTCATCTGTGATGTGGGAAACTCCTCCATCGTTAGTCAAAACCTGAATTCACCTGTCACTTATTCACCTGACTGCCATGTATTTATTCCAAAAATCTTCCAAAATCttccaaaaatatatatactatattgtaTTATGTCCTTGACTAATTTTGACAATTGAGCAGACTATTCTGCATATGATGACTTATACGATGAAATTGTTCTGACATGTTTTGGAGGGAACGACCATTACATTGAGAAACAGCTAATTGGGATGGATTACGAACATCTATTCATTTGGAAGTTGTGCTAAAtgtgggatgattgtgttaactGTGGGCCACTTGTACATAACCATTTGCAAGGATGCACTAGACACTTGAGACATGTACAAAGGATTTGCAATTTGATGAAAGCAATGAGAAATGCCAATCTGTTGTGAGAAATTGCAAGTGGGTTTGGGGATTTGTCCATGTTATTTTgagaatgtcatctcagtttcaagaaatgagccaaaccaattgagaaaaactgtaataaaCAGATCCTGTAGATATTCTGGGAAACAAAAGACCTGCAGCAACAAatataaaaaattttaaaaattacttTGTAAGATATATTACACATGCAGCTTTAATGTCGTTTAACTTTAAATGACCATCTGTTTCCTGTCACATAAGTGAAGGATTCagtctaaaacacacacacacacacacacacacacacacacacacacggagagataCAGACATATATATGTAACTGAAATGCACTTTGAATTGTATTGTTGTGCTTGAGGAAAGTTCATAACCTCACAGGAAATGAAAAAAGGGAACAAAACACACAGTCAAAACTTTACTGTGTTTATTCCCGGATCACAAACACCAGCAAAGTATCTAATTTTTCCCAGAGCATGGTTCTGTTCTGCATCAGTAACGAGAGATGAAAAATGTTCCGAGAGCTGCTTGTGTTCTTGGCTGTTTTGCAGATTTTCATAAAATCTTTGGATGATTAAAGGTTGAGAAAAAATATTTATCAGCAAGAAACAGTCATAATAAGTATGCAGTGTgtttggaagtgtgtgtgtgtgtgtgtgtgtgtgtgtgtgtgtgtacttggacTTGCTACTTATTGAGGACTGGaatgtttttttccccaataGTGTGAGGACATTTTTAGGATGGGAGGACAATTtgtctggtcctcacttcttcaaagggctgtttgagggttaagactcagttttagggttcagggtagaatgaggtttaggttaGAGTTAGGGTAAGGGGAGGGGTTAGGGCATTAgctgtgatggttaaggttagggtaaggggtggggtgagGTTAGGTTAAGGGGAGGGGTTAGGGCAttatttgtgatggttaaggttagggtaaggggtggggttagggcattagttgtgatggttaaggttagggtaaggggtggggttagggcattagttgtgatggttaaggttagggtaaggggaggGGTTAGGgcattagttgtgatggttacagTTAGGGTAAGGGGAGGGGTTAGGgcattagttgtgatggttaaggttagggtaaggggaggGGTTAGGgcattagttgtgatggttacagTTAGGGTAAGGGGAGGGGTTAGGgcattagttgtgatggttacagTTAGGGTAAGGGGAGGGGTTAGGgcattagttgtgatggttaaggttagggtaagcGGAGGGGTTAGGgcattagttgtgatggttacagTTAGGGTAAGGGGAGGGGTTAGGgccttagttgtgatggttacagTTAGGGTAAGGGGAGGGGTTAGGGCATTAGTTGTGGTGGTTACAGTTAGGGTAAGGGGAGGGGTTAGGGCATTAATTGTGATGGTTACAGTTAGGGTAAGGGGAGGGGTTAGGgcattagttgtgatggttatagTTAGGGTAAGGGGAGGGGTTAGGgcattagttgtgatggttaaggttagggtaaggggaggGGTTAGGGCATTAGTTGTGGTGGTTACTGTTAGGGTAAGGGGAGGGGTTAGGGCATTACTTGTGATGGTTAcagttagggtaaggggtggggttagggtgttagttgtgatggtttaggttagggtaaggggtggggttagggtgttagttgtgatggttaaggttagggtaaggggtggggttgggTTAAGGGGAGGGGTTAGGTTAAGGGGAAGGGTTAGGgcgttagttgtgatggttaaggttagggtaaagggtggggttagggtaaggagAGGGGGTAGGgcattagttgtgatggttaaagtTAGGGTAAGGGGAGGGGTTAGAGTAAGAGGAGGGCTAGGgcattagttgtgatggttaaggatAGGGTAaagggtggggttagggtaaggggagGGGTTAGGGCGTTAGTTGtgaaggttaaggttagggtaaggggtggggttaggttaAGGGGAGGGATTAGGGCAttatttgtgatggttaaggttagggtaaggggtggggttaggttaAGGGGAGGGGTTAGGGCATTAGTTGTggtggttaaggttagggtaaggggtggggttaggttaAGGGGAGGGGTTAGGgcattagttgtgatggttaaggttagggtacgGGGTGAGGGAATGTATTACGTCAATGAGTCCCTGAAAATGATAGAAttacaggagtgtgtgtgtgtgtgtgtgtgtgtgtgtgtgtgtgtgtgtgtgtgagagagagagagagagagagagagagagagagagagagagaggaagaaagagagacagacggagaaagggagagagaggcagaaagcgagagagagagggagaggcagaaagagagagagagaggcagaaagagagagagagggagagagacagagggagagtcaagtcaagtttatttgtatagcgcatttaacaataaacattgttgcaaagcagctttacagaatttgaacgactttaaacatgagctaattttatccctaatctatccccaatgagcaagcctgtggcgacggtggcaaggaaaaactccctcagacgacatgaggaagaaacctcgagaggaacaaagtgagctccatgaagatgcAGTGTGTTCAGGAtgaagtggaagaactcgagggtcctgcacagagccctgaccttgaTTTGGAGCAAGGAcatatggtcaggtgtccacatacttttgtccaTATACTGTACTACACACATCTACTTTCTCTTTTTATAAAAACTTTGACGTTGTCAGTCATTCAATTAAAAACATTTTCTATGAAGCCACAGGTACTGTACAGTGATATAAATATATTCATTACACTTTACTATTTATTCGTCAAGAATGACATTTATTGTGATAATTATTTATGAAAACACGCTACAGTTTATAGCCGTGTTTATAATGCATTTATAACTTGTTATCAGAATGCACTCTAACCCGAACACTTTCAGCACCAGGAGGAAAGAAGTTCAGCTCCAGTTCACTTAGTGCATTATTTTTAAtagtaaacagataaaaaaaaacaagtaacaAGTATCATTTATTTAATCAATGGCATTTCCAATGTTTTATTTATCACAGAAGTTCTATAGAACTGCTATACAGATTTGGAGCATTACATCTGTTAATGGATTCGTGGtaagatttatttattaaaatttttttttaaaaaggtgtgACTGGTTTCTGTGATattcagaatcactttattaatccccagagggaaattcaaaattgcaaccaagctcctgaatcaaggaagaagcaaatatgtctaaaaatagaagataaaatagtccttaaaaagaataaataaaaataaaataaatttaaataagttcaataacttaagtaaaagcaaaatgaagtgattttatatacagtgattcctatatacatatattgcacctgagttaaggatacagtacacatggtaagacagtgtagcacagttatacagtggcgttgtgcagcttgactgcagcaggtaggaatgatttcctgggtctctcagttgtgcaacgtggaagaatcagccgtttactgaatgtgctcctgtggctgatcagctcctcatggagagggtgggaaggacagtctaagattgtttttattttggacagtgtcctcttctccaacaccactgtcagagagtccaactccacgcctacaacatggccggccttcctgatgatcttattgagtctgttagtgtccttcaccctcaagcCGCTGCCTCAGCAGACGACAGCATataggatggcactggccaccatagactcatagaacatccacagcatcgttcggcagatgttgaaggacctcagccgtctcagaaaatagagacagctccggccctttttgtatacagtgtccacatttttggaccagtccagtttattgtccaagtacacccccaggtacttatattcctccaccatgtccacactgaccccttggatgttaacagggttcaccggagccctgattctcttcagatcgaccaccagttctttcgtcttcatcatgttgagctgtaggtggttcttcctgctccacgtgacaaagttgtccaccaccatcctgtactcgctctcatcaccaccggtaatacatccaaccactgcagagtcatcagaaaatttctggaggtggcagttctctgtgcagtagttgaaatcagtggtgtagagagtgaaaaggaaaggagaaaggacagtcccttgcggagccctggtgttgctgatcactctgtccgacacacagcactgcaagtgCACGGTCTGTGgcctgccagtcaaataatctacaatccaggacaccagtagggcatccacctgcatcgctgtcaacttctcacccagcagagctggctggatggtgtcaaaagcactggagaaatcaaaaaacatgatcctcacagtgctggctggcttgtccaggtgtccATAGACattgttgagcaggtagatgattgcgtcctctactccaagacggggctggtaggcgaactgaagggggtcaagaagtggttggaccataggccggatctgctccaggatgagtctctccaGGGTCTTCATAATGTGTGACGTCAGTGCcacgggcctgtagtctttgaggtctCTAGGACGCGGCTTCTATATTGGTGACGTAATGCATTATAAAGATACACAGCTATAAAGTGTAATGCCTTTTCATACATAATTATAACATGATTATAATAAGAATTTATTACCTCTTAAAGGTCCAAAATATGATAAGTaataaatcagccataaaataatTTATCTCATGAACTTTTTTACCGTACTGATGTCAGTAATACAGTATCAGCGCTGAAACCCAGAGTTCGGAGCAGCCTTCAAGCATGGCCGCTCTGGACTGCGACTCCCAACACCACAGCGCCCCTCATCTCTGGAATGCCAACATGTGCAACCGTCTCCTATTTGCCAGTAATCACTTCCCTATAtcagctcagcagtcacaaacacccgttgcgaagtattgttctgtgtctccaTACCTAatcataccaagccttctgaCTTCCTGCCTGACGACTCGTGTTTTGACTctgtttacatttattttctgACTCCGTTTCCTCGCCTGCCCTTTGACATCCTGTTAGTTGGTTGACCGACCCGTGCCCGTCCCTGACCATGTCTTCAGCttactgatttggatttgttaacagtttgcgacgcacccgctctcccctgtgcTGCACCCTGACAACCAACAGACAGTATCAATCGGAGTTTGCTTATAAACCCCCCCAAAACAACCCAGAACTTTTAACATCTATTATTTAGCTCtgtccttattctattctattgtattatattttatatcatatttaaataatattgtttggcattttttcatgatatatcagatatattccattcagtgagcatgatactgaatgagtcgaagacgagtagctgaatggaatatagatagaccacaaaaaaagccagacattattattattattattattattattattattattattattattattattatacattcctttcaggtgtttaacatgtctttctctttcaaaattccctcaaaatcttccgtattttgtaacaaagcaaacctggcggccatgtttgtttacagattgtcccagtcgctcaccagcatggaagttttacgtctccaatgtgtgacgtcatgttgtcttgataactgtgcaatattgtaaactatattcaacgctcattctccattgggtagagtgatgtaatacacgtaggataagcaatatgctaacaatattgcatgctatcaaaccaaatgaatgaaatctgctagaagagaatagaacatgtttttattccaataaaaatgtatgtataataatataatatattctAGTTTCTATTATATCTGTCTTTTTTAACTAAATGTACATTTATCTATATTTTACTCTGTACTTGAACTGCTGCAACACCTGAATTTCCCCTCATGGGGATCAGTAAAGGGATATCTGATCTTATCTTATCTCTTAGACTAAACTGAATGACATTTATTAcgttattaaaaacaaacaagcaagtaaAAACCATATGGAGTATGGCACAGCCTTGAGGAGTTTGTCCACAAAGAGCGAGCAGTAAGATGGATTCATCAAAAAAGCAGTTGAGAGGCCAGGGGGAAtactgatgctaccaccaccatgcttcacagtagggatGATGTTCGTAGGATGATGAGCAGTGTCGGGATTCCACCGAATGTAGCCATTAGCACCAATGAAAAAAATTTCAATTTcagtctcatcagaccagagaacattgTTTATGTTTGCTGAGTCTCCATGCCTTCATTCAAACAGGGTTTCATCACTCTTCGCTCCTCACAGGCCAACTTTCTGAAGTGTTCAGGCTTTTGTTCTCATGTCTGAGCCATGGATCGTTCCGGCTCCTGCAGAGTTACCCCGGCCTCTTGGTTCTTCTGTGATTAATCCTCTTTTTAACCAGTCACTGATGTTTGGTGGACAGTCTCCTCTAGGCAGCTCACTACATGCTTTAATAACAGATTTAATGTCCATCTGATACGACTTATTACTGATCATATTTTAGAGCTTTAGCTATTTTTAGATGCGGTAATGTCCTTTCCTGCAGAAAAAAGTAAGATGATGTTTAATTGAATAACCGACAGCATCGAGGGATTTACATCCAGAGAAAGCAGTGTGTATAAAATATACCCTCAAGACAAACCAGAGGAAACAAGATTAAAGATACTGCGCAGTCACATGCTTGCTTAAGGACATCCGTCATATCCAATGATGACAATCCTGCCTCTGCTACTTGTGAGTTCTCATGTGACTATAAAATCCAATCCGTGAGCCACACTGCCTGCCCCAGACAGAACAGTTAAGGGCACTGACTGGGGGTATGGGTGTGGAACTGGCTTCATGTCTCTTCAAGCCTCTCCTGGTCCGTCGGTCTCCTCGGTCCTCCTCGAGCTTCTCCACCCCTTGCTGACAGAGCTGCCGCCAGATGGAGCGTTGGATGGCAATGTCCTCCAGCTGGCTTGGGTTCAAACTACACTTTTTCATAGTCGTCTTCAGTTGGTCTTTGTAATGTTTTTTTCTGGCCCCCTGCCAGGCGGCGGCCAACATGTAGCTGGCCATACAGCACCTTGTGAGGTAGGCATTCCTTCAGCATCCTGATGATGTGACCAAGCCAGCGAAGTTGGTGCTGGGTGATGATGGCCTCCATACTGTTGGTCTTGTGGAGGATTTCAGTATGGGGCACTCAGTCACTCCAGGTTATTCCCAGGATGCATTGGAGGCATCTGATATGGAAAGCCTCAAGCATCTTGAGGTGGTGACTGTACAGGGTCCACGCCTcacaggtgtagaggagagttgtGATGACGACTGCcagatagactgatattttggtgTGGAGTTTGAGGTCTTTATTTTGGAAGACCCTTTTTCTGAGTCTGCCAAAGGAAGATGACGCATGTTTAATCCGGTTTTGTATCTCTCTGTTGATGCTGGAGTCATCAGAGAGGAAACTGCCCAGGT
Proteins encoded in this region:
- the LOC132901028 gene encoding uncharacterized protein LOC132901028, with protein sequence MKQIYRVPFDRNTERVKELRYQYVQRIMALEGIETPHLLVFVDEAGFNLAKSRRRGRNIIGQRATVDVPGQRGGNITMCAAISDNGVATRIASLGPYNTQRLLLYLDRLYMDLVPENERGLEAPHLPQFVIVWDNVSFHRDPLIRAWFNSHPRMRNVFLPPYSPFLNPIEEFFSAWRWRVYERHIGDQRSLLNAMDATCEDITGDQCRGWLRHSRRFFPRCIARENIRCDVDENLWPNREQRMDGQEDEDGDQERVGEDGNSD